The genomic region GTCAACATCGTGGGCTTGCACCTCATAAAAGAAAAAATTACTTTGCTTATTACTTCTTTCTCAAACCTAAATAGCACACATTTTTTGCCATTATGCCCGTGATGACAAACAAAAAACAAAAGTACTAAGTACTATCGCACCATTAAACTATCGAACTATCTTATTTTTCGTAATGTAAAAAAACTTTTTCCTTTTCCTTCTTGAGATACTTCTACTGAAAAACGATCCGCTGCAATTCCTCGCAGATCCTCTTCGAAGCTCTCTTTGCTGCCCGCATACTGAATTTTAAACTGTAGCCGTTCATAACTTTCGCTATCCGGGAGAAAACGTTTCATCACACCAGTTCGCTCTAAAGCTTTTTTCACGTACGAAATATCTTGAAATGTATTCGAGCCTAAAAATAGAATTTCTCCATCGGAAAATATTTCCTGCGTTTCAGTTTGCGGAGGCATATTTTCGGCATGCAGAATTGTGGAAAAGGAAAGAAGGAAAAGGAAAAAGAAAATACACAAGTTATTTTTCGTTCTCAATTTATGCATAAATGCTCATCTCTTCTTTCAGTTCTAGCGAGGTTAAGTATTCAAGGGTTTCTTGTGGGCTTTGCTCACCCTTCAAAATTTTTGAAACGCTTTCGCAAATAGGCAAATGCAAATTATTGGCCTGCGCAAAAAGCCGTACCGCGTGCGCTGTTTCAATGCCCTCGGCAATCATGTGGCCAGACTGCAAAATATCTTTTACGCTTTTTCCTTCCGCAAGCACTTTGCCCACAGAAAAATTACGTGACTTGGTGTCGCTGGCCGTAAGAAAAAGATCGCCAATTCCAGACAATCCGGAGAACGTATGGCGCTTTGCTCCAAACACCTCGCCCACCTTCATCATTTCATAGAGCCCTCGGGTAATCAGCGCTGCTCTTGCATTGCAACCAAGCTGCAAGCCGTCGCAAAGCCCAGCCGCAATGGCAACCACATTTTTCAAAGCGCCGCCAATTTGCACTCCCAGCACATCGCTGCTGGTGAAGGGAAGAAAACGCGCCGTTCTAAACAGCTCTTGCGCCTCTGCACATATGCGTTCGTCTTCACCCGCTATCACCACAGAAGTGGGTAAGCCTGCCGCAACTTCGGCCGCAAAGCTAGGCCCAGAAAGCACGAGCCGCCTTTCTTGAGGATGCTTCGGAAGCACTTCGTCCAAAACTTGGCTCATCAGCTTGAAGCCATTTGGCTCGAGGCCTTTCGTGCAGCTCACCAAAATGCTTTCCGCCTCCAAAAAATCTGCCGCCCGCTTCCATACGCTAGATAAGGCTTTGGAAGGAACCACAGACACCACATACTTTGCCTCGTGCAGAGCTTCGGCTATATCGTTCGTAGCAAACACATGAAACGGCAAATGAAGGTCTGGCAAAAACAGCGGGTTTCTCTGCTTGCTGCAAATGCCCTCAACCACTTCTGGCTCATAGGCCCACAGACTA from Deltaproteobacteria bacterium CG11_big_fil_rev_8_21_14_0_20_42_23 harbors:
- the gpsA gene encoding glycerol-3-phosphate dehydrogenase (catalyzes the NAD(P)H-dependent reduction of glycerol 3-phosphate to glycerone phosphate), with product MIFWGYMKKTSKIAVIGAGNWGTALASLLAEKCEKLSLWAYEPEVVEGICSKQRNPLFLPDLHLPFHVFATNDIAEALHEAKYVVSVVPSKALSSVWKRAADFLEAESILVSCTKGLEPNGFKLMSQVLDEVLPKHPQERRLVLSGPSFAAEVAAGLPTSVVIAGEDERICAEAQELFRTARFLPFTSSDVLGVQIGGALKNVVAIAAGLCDGLQLGCNARAALITRGLYEMMKVGEVFGAKRHTFSGLSGIGDLFLTASDTKSRNFSVGKVLAEGKSVKDILQSGHMIAEGIETAHAVRLFAQANNLHLPICESVSKILKGEQSPQETLEYLTSLELKEEMSIYA